A DNA window from Streptomyces sp. 71268 contains the following coding sequences:
- the pucL gene encoding factor-independent urate hydroxylase, with protein sequence MTASSASSTPSVASASSASAARPASSANGHPAARDDPGRSGPAVLGQNQYGKAECRVVKVSREGATHHLKDLNVSVALSGDMTDVHLEGSNANVLPTDTVKNTVFAFAQEHGIASAEQFGILLARHFVTSQEAITRARVRVEEYAWQRIETSDDASRLVGADAVRHSFVRAGQEVRTAQVSYDGRGWEVISGLSGLTVLNSTNSEFWGYAKDRYTTLKETYDRVLATDVHARWRYRWASDEEPAPRWDAAYEQTRTHLLQAFAETYSLSLQQTLFQMGSRVINNRQEVDEIRLSLPNKHHFLVDLEPFGLTNASADGAVYYAADRPYGLIEATVLREGATQSIPTDLTSP encoded by the coding sequence ATGACAGCGTCCTCCGCGTCCTCCACGCCCTCCGTCGCGTCCGCGTCCTCCGCGTCCGCGGCGCGCCCCGCCTCGTCCGCCAACGGCCACCCCGCGGCCCGCGACGACCCCGGCCGGTCCGGGCCCGCCGTGCTGGGTCAGAACCAGTACGGCAAGGCCGAGTGCCGGGTCGTGAAGGTCAGCCGGGAGGGCGCCACCCACCACCTCAAGGACCTGAACGTCTCGGTCGCCCTCTCCGGCGACATGACCGACGTCCACCTGGAGGGCAGCAACGCGAACGTGCTGCCCACCGACACCGTCAAGAACACCGTGTTCGCCTTCGCCCAGGAGCACGGCATCGCCTCGGCCGAGCAGTTCGGCATCCTCCTCGCCCGGCACTTCGTCACCAGCCAGGAAGCCATCACCCGGGCGCGCGTGCGCGTCGAGGAGTACGCGTGGCAGCGCATCGAGACCTCCGACGACGCCTCCCGCCTCGTCGGCGCCGACGCGGTCCGGCACTCCTTCGTACGCGCGGGCCAGGAGGTGCGCACCGCGCAGGTCAGCTACGACGGCCGCGGCTGGGAGGTGATCTCCGGGCTCTCCGGGCTCACCGTCCTGAACTCCACCAACTCGGAGTTCTGGGGCTACGCCAAGGACCGGTACACGACCCTCAAGGAGACGTACGACCGCGTCCTAGCCACCGACGTGCACGCCCGCTGGCGCTACCGCTGGGCGAGCGACGAGGAGCCCGCGCCACGGTGGGACGCGGCCTACGAGCAGACCCGCACCCACCTGCTCCAGGCGTTCGCCGAGACCTACAGCCTCTCCCTCCAGCAGACGCTGTTCCAGATGGGCTCGCGAGTGATCAACAACCGCCAGGAGGTGGACGAGATCCGCCTCTCGCTGCCCAACAAGCACCACTTCCTGGTAGACCTCGAACCCTTCGGCCTCACCAACGCCAGCGCGGACGGTGCCGTGTACTACGCGGCCGACCGCCCGTACGGCCTGATCGAGGCGACCGTCCTGCGCGAGGGCGCCACCCAGTCCATTCCGACGGACCTCACCAGCCCCTGA
- a CDS encoding helix-turn-helix domain-containing protein: MTEVGDHPFAAAVKPLIDAMGGEMVPPERAAGDDVVLSWEGREVLAVRLPHLSDSLDHILADLERRHGMPLADLDRKAKQSVVRVLEARGAFSVRHGVETAATALGVSRFTIYNYLNREKVGRAGE; this comes from the coding sequence GTGACCGAGGTCGGGGACCACCCCTTCGCCGCGGCGGTCAAGCCGCTCATCGACGCCATGGGGGGCGAGATGGTGCCGCCCGAGCGCGCGGCCGGCGACGACGTCGTGCTCTCCTGGGAGGGGCGGGAGGTGCTCGCGGTGCGCCTGCCGCATCTGTCCGACTCGCTCGACCACATCCTGGCCGACCTGGAGCGGCGGCACGGCATGCCGCTCGCGGACCTGGACCGCAAGGCCAAGCAGTCGGTGGTCCGCGTGCTGGAGGCGCGCGGCGCCTTCTCCGTACGCCACGGCGTGGAGACGGCCGCGACCGCGCTCGGCGTGAGCCGCTTCACCATCTACAACTACCTGAACAGGGAGAAGGTCGGCCGGGCCGGCGAGTAG
- the uraH gene encoding hydroxyisourate hydrolase, whose product MSDHLTSDENGEAHTSGDTRASVSTHVLDTSAGRPAAAIGVELSARASPDAAWSVHARAATDADGRCTGLPTLPAGTTHARLRFDVGPHLAASSERAGGADGGAFFPEVTVAFAVATGEHYHVPLLLNPFGYSVYRGS is encoded by the coding sequence ATGAGCGACCACCTCACGAGCGACGAGAACGGCGAGGCCCACACCAGCGGCGACACCCGGGCGTCGGTGTCCACCCACGTCCTGGACACCAGCGCGGGCCGGCCGGCCGCCGCGATCGGCGTCGAACTCTCCGCCCGCGCCTCACCCGACGCCGCCTGGAGCGTGCACGCGCGCGCCGCCACCGACGCCGACGGGCGCTGTACGGGCCTGCCGACGCTGCCCGCCGGCACGACGCACGCGCGGCTGCGCTTCGACGTGGGCCCCCACCTCGCCGCGTCCTCCGAGCGGGCCGGGGGCGCCGACGGCGGCGCGTTCTTCCCGGAGGTGACGGTGGCCTTCGCCGTCGCCACCGGCGAGCACTACCACGTGCCCCTGCTGCTCAACCCGTTCGGCTACTCCGTATACCGAGGGAGCTAG